A genomic region of Thermococcus sp. contains the following coding sequences:
- a CDS encoding DUF515 domain-containing protein, giving the protein MVVLNVSEDIEAKIRRLRELGKASAEPEPPIAPKPAPAKKPPRRPRSIGSIRAKERKKRVILGAAIILIIILAVSAGAYMYLQNRTASEISKARAKKLAEVNTYFKSSVFNNTNCTKDVIVIRTKLVNQIVNAKTLGELNAIDVRDYYDFALKKYNACIEHIQQVESEKQLNITKAQKITEIEASFQPFLSMPLPDAIKNKAVTYMNSLEDRVNSATTPGEVNAVNPDPYLLELWRDYKFWRIDQLAEQGHGSVILEYNGVRELVSAADAKAILGGILDYKELMKYRVLKVQWVELSLVLPRKNIDGAFLSPGDKIEIYIQGRNTTSIDGYFELVLLPVQEGTISVSESQSQSGSSSTSSSTTYGETQSSSVSPGGNTMSDSSSSQNTYSNSQSSSQSSSASYSYNVNLAEILKAIAAGKIQSSDQVKAELNAYGWKVLDLEKSTALETFDSNTPMLVIIKVPSIFVPDILQNQNYVYIAKVST; this is encoded by the coding sequence ATGGTGGTGCTCAACGTGTCTGAGGATATCGAGGCGAAGATTCGCCGCCTGAGAGAGCTTGGTAAAGCCAGTGCGGAACCTGAGCCGCCCATTGCCCCAAAACCCGCTCCAGCTAAGAAACCCCCCAGAAGACCCCGTTCCATAGGGAGTATACGCGCCAAGGAGCGGAAGAAGAGGGTTATCCTTGGGGCGGCTATAATATTAATAATAATCCTCGCAGTCTCCGCTGGTGCTTACATGTACCTTCAGAACCGCACTGCAAGCGAGATAAGCAAGGCCCGCGCCAAGAAACTCGCGGAGGTTAACACCTATTTCAAGTCCTCCGTTTTCAATAACACAAACTGTACTAAGGATGTTATAGTGATAAGGACGAAGCTCGTCAACCAGATCGTCAACGCCAAGACCCTGGGGGAGCTTAACGCTATAGACGTTAGGGACTACTACGACTTCGCGCTGAAGAAGTATAACGCCTGCATTGAGCACATTCAGCAGGTCGAGTCTGAGAAGCAGCTTAACATAACCAAAGCGCAGAAGATTACGGAGATTGAGGCCTCCTTCCAGCCGTTTCTCTCGATGCCACTGCCGGATGCCATAAAGAACAAAGCTGTAACGTACATGAATTCCCTTGAAGACAGGGTTAACTCCGCCACGACCCCAGGGGAGGTTAACGCGGTTAACCCAGACCCGTACCTCCTTGAGCTTTGGAGGGATTACAAGTTCTGGCGCATAGATCAGCTCGCGGAGCAGGGCCATGGTAGTGTTATCCTTGAATACAATGGGGTCAGGGAGTTAGTTTCCGCGGCTGACGCCAAGGCAATCCTCGGTGGAATACTCGACTACAAGGAACTTATGAAGTATAGAGTTCTCAAGGTTCAGTGGGTTGAGCTTTCGCTCGTCCTTCCAAGGAAGAATATAGACGGCGCGTTCTTGTCCCCTGGTGACAAGATAGAGATTTACATCCAGGGCAGGAATACTACCTCAATCGATGGCTACTTTGAACTCGTCCTCCTCCCGGTTCAGGAAGGCACGATCTCCGTTAGTGAATCCCAGAGCCAGTCTGGTTCAAGCTCCACCTCCTCATCTACCACCTACGGTGAGACCCAGTCAAGCTCCGTTTCGCCGGGAGGGAACACCATGTCTGACAGCTCCTCTTCACAGAACACCTACTCCAACAGCCAGAGCAGTAGTCAGAGTTCCTCCGCAAGCTACTCCTACAACGTCAACCTCGCCGAGATACTTAAGGCCATAGCCGCTGGAAAGATACAGTCGAGCGACCAAGTGAAAGCCGAACTCAACGCCTACGGTTGGAAGGTTCTCGATCTCGAGAAGAGCACGGCCCTTGAGACCTTTGACTCAAACACCCCAATGCTCGTTATCATCAAGGTTCCCTCAATATTCGTGCCAGATATACTCCAGAACCAGAACTACGTGTACATAGCCAAGGTTTCAACGTGA
- a CDS encoding GTPase, translating into MKARKAWGITREAVEEGDMVVEVIDARDPLGTRNRKLERLVQEEGKPLLIVMNKADLVPKEWVEEYKKKSEIPVVFISAKNRKGTGILRREIKRLAKPLLEEKERVEVAIIGYPNVGKSTIINTLKGKKAVRTAPIPGYTKGKQLIRLSKRIWLLDSPGVIPIDDFDELVIKGGFPADKIEEPVKPALKLISRILKTRKEAITERFGIEEFGSEEEILRKLGERRGLINAGREVDLEETARWLLREWQTGRFTLFGTEGKKKDRFIWDFEDILKGVEKDMLLDPRGILWKYGDELKNRLDGRKRVGIMEIETLTVGIATGFKKCDGGIKLLEELTGKSVIASECFGKKWKGVVAVME; encoded by the coding sequence ATGAAGGCGAGAAAAGCTTGGGGGATAACGAGAGAAGCAGTTGAGGAAGGGGACATGGTGGTTGAAGTGATTGACGCCAGAGATCCCCTGGGAACTAGGAACAGGAAGCTTGAGAGGCTTGTCCAAGAGGAAGGGAAACCACTCCTAATAGTAATGAACAAAGCAGATTTGGTTCCAAAGGAGTGGGTCGAGGAGTACAAGAAAAAGAGTGAGATTCCAGTGGTCTTCATCTCCGCCAAGAACAGGAAAGGGACCGGAATCCTGCGAAGAGAGATAAAAAGGCTCGCAAAACCGCTCCTCGAAGAGAAAGAGAGGGTGGAGGTTGCCATAATAGGCTATCCCAACGTTGGAAAGAGCACAATAATCAACACACTCAAGGGAAAAAAGGCAGTTAGAACGGCTCCTATACCCGGTTATACCAAGGGAAAACAACTCATAAGGTTAAGTAAAAGAATATGGCTCCTCGACAGCCCGGGAGTGATCCCAATAGACGACTTCGACGAGTTGGTCATAAAGGGGGGCTTTCCGGCGGACAAGATAGAGGAACCGGTTAAACCCGCTTTAAAGCTAATCTCACGCATTTTGAAAACGAGGAAAGAAGCGATAACCGAGAGGTTTGGAATAGAGGAGTTCGGAAGTGAAGAGGAAATACTAAGGAAGCTCGGCGAGAGACGCGGATTAATAAATGCTGGCAGAGAGGTGGATTTGGAGGAAACCGCTCGTTGGCTCCTCCGCGAGTGGCAGACCGGTCGCTTTACGCTCTTTGGAACGGAGGGGAAGAAAAAGGACAGATTCATCTGGGACTTTGAGGATATCCTAAAAGGTGTTGAGAAGGACATGCTCCTCGATCCGAGGGGAATCCTGTGGAAGTACGGGGATGAATTGAAAAATAGGCTGGACGGCAGAAAGCGCGTCGGGATTATGGAGATAGAAACCCTCACCGTTGGAATAGCGACCGGCTTCAAGAAGTGCGATGGTGGGATAAAACTTTTAGAAGAACTCACCGGGAAGAGCGTCATAGCGAGCGAGTGCTTTGGAAAGAAATGGAAGGGTGTAGTAGCGGTGATGGAGTGA
- the trm14 gene encoding tRNA (guanine(6)-N2)-methyltransferase, producing the protein MRLLLTTSQGIEDLASAEIRSLLDRIGIPFQVEERPLGVEGRVLAEVGEAFYTDEKGRRRRMSIPTYLNERSRLLHRVILEIASERFEDIGNEEPEAALKRIGDFVSGLPLEMHVKVSESFAVRSFRKGEHKITSVDVAKTVGKAIFDRLSCFGTPKVNLDHPAVIFRAELIGDIFFLGIDTTGDSSLHKRPWRVYDHPAHLKASIANALIELANPDGGPFIDPFCGSGTIPIELALRGYPGRVICLEKYGKHLRGAEMNALAAGVHEGIEFILGDATRLSEYVDRVDFAVSNLPYGLKIGRKSMMPKLYSEFFMELAKVLEKRGVFITTEKRAIETALEENGFKIKHHRLIGHGGLMVHTYVIG; encoded by the coding sequence ATGAGGCTCCTTCTAACCACATCTCAGGGAATTGAGGATTTGGCGAGTGCTGAGATACGTTCACTGCTGGACAGAATCGGAATTCCGTTTCAGGTGGAGGAAAGGCCGTTGGGCGTTGAGGGGAGGGTTCTTGCCGAGGTTGGAGAAGCTTTCTACACTGACGAAAAGGGCAGGAGACGGAGGATGAGCATTCCAACCTACCTAAACGAACGTTCAAGGCTCCTCCACAGGGTCATCCTAGAGATAGCAAGCGAGCGCTTTGAAGACATCGGGAACGAGGAGCCGGAGGCAGCCCTCAAAAGGATAGGGGACTTCGTTTCAGGCCTTCCACTGGAAATGCACGTCAAAGTAAGTGAGAGCTTTGCCGTGAGGAGCTTTAGGAAGGGGGAGCATAAAATAACGAGCGTTGATGTAGCAAAAACCGTTGGAAAGGCAATCTTTGACCGCCTTTCCTGCTTCGGCACGCCGAAGGTCAACCTTGACCATCCAGCGGTGATCTTCAGGGCCGAACTGATAGGTGATATCTTCTTCCTCGGGATTGACACTACCGGCGACAGTTCCCTCCACAAGAGACCGTGGAGAGTTTATGACCATCCAGCACACCTCAAGGCCAGCATAGCGAATGCCCTCATAGAGCTGGCCAATCCCGATGGAGGTCCTTTCATTGACCCCTTCTGCGGAAGTGGGACGATTCCAATCGAGCTCGCCCTGAGGGGCTATCCCGGGAGGGTAATCTGCCTTGAGAAATATGGGAAGCATCTCCGCGGGGCGGAGATGAACGCCCTCGCGGCAGGGGTGCACGAGGGGATTGAGTTTATCCTCGGCGACGCGACGAGGCTGAGCGAATACGTTGATAGAGTTGACTTTGCCGTCAGCAATCTTCCCTACGGCCTGAAGATAGGGAGGAAGAGCATGATGCCAAAGTTGTACTCGGAGTTCTTCATGGAGCTGGCAAAAGTCCTTGAAAAGCGCGGTGTCTTCATAACGACAGAGAAGAGGGCAATAGAAACGGCCCTAGAGGAAAACGGCTTCAAAATCAAGCACCACAGGCTCATAGGACACGGCGGGTTGATGGTTCATACATACGTGATTGGGTAG
- the pstS gene encoding phosphate ABC transporter substrate-binding protein PstS, with product MKRIIALSAIFLLVATVAASGCIGQSSTALTSSRSTQTISLRTTGATFPMYQIQKWIKTYQSSHPNIKIEYQGGGSGYGQETFLKGLTDIGRSDPAVSADMWKKFLSTGDQPLQFPEIVGAVVVVYNVPGIGTGLRLSRAVLAKIFLGEIQYWDDPSIKSLNPNLKLPHKRIIVIHRSDASGTTKIFTTYLSLISSEWAKKVGAGLVVNWPVDRLGRGLAGKGNPGVVAILKNTPYSIAYTELSYAIKDNLTVAALQNKAGNFVLPTNTTIKSAVLAIKSYIPSPTEGYKENLTQLLDAPGKNSYPIVAFTHLLVWENKDGKHYSKEKAEAIKAFLKWILTEGQKPQNLAPGYVGLPKEVAEIGLKAVDMIKT from the coding sequence ATGAAACGGATTATAGCCTTGTCCGCGATTTTCCTACTGGTCGCTACCGTGGCGGCCAGCGGATGCATAGGGCAGAGTAGCACTGCACTCACTTCAAGCAGATCAACTCAAACTATATCCCTCCGCACAACAGGTGCCACATTTCCCATGTACCAAATTCAGAAATGGATTAAGACTTATCAGAGCTCCCATCCCAACATCAAAATTGAATATCAAGGGGGGGGAAGTGGATACGGTCAGGAAACGTTTCTAAAAGGGCTTACCGACATCGGCCGAAGCGACCCTGCTGTCAGCGCCGATATGTGGAAAAAATTCTTATCAACCGGGGATCAGCCCCTCCAGTTCCCGGAAATAGTCGGTGCTGTTGTTGTAGTGTACAACGTGCCTGGAATTGGAACAGGGTTAAGGTTAAGCCGGGCCGTTCTTGCCAAAATATTCCTCGGAGAAATTCAATACTGGGATGACCCGTCCATAAAGAGCCTCAACCCGAACCTAAAGCTCCCCCATAAGAGGATAATAGTCATTCACAGAAGTGATGCCAGCGGGACAACGAAGATATTCACCACATACCTCAGCCTCATAAGTAGCGAATGGGCCAAGAAAGTTGGAGCAGGTCTGGTAGTAAACTGGCCGGTTGACAGGCTCGGAAGGGGATTGGCCGGGAAGGGCAACCCCGGGGTTGTGGCCATACTTAAAAACACCCCGTACAGCATAGCGTACACGGAACTCTCCTATGCTATAAAAGACAACCTGACGGTTGCGGCCCTACAAAACAAGGCGGGAAACTTCGTTCTGCCAACGAACACAACCATAAAATCTGCAGTTTTAGCGATTAAATCTTACATCCCCTCACCAACCGAGGGCTATAAAGAAAACCTCACGCAACTCCTGGATGCACCGGGGAAGAACTCCTACCCGATAGTCGCCTTTACTCACCTCCTCGTGTGGGAAAACAAAGATGGGAAGCACTACAGCAAGGAGAAGGCTGAGGCGATAAAAGCATTTCTAAAGTGGATACTCACCGAAGGACAGAAGCCCCAGAACCTCGCGCCCGGCTACGTCGGCCTACCGAAGGAGGTGGCAGAGATCGGCCTTAAAGCCGTTGACATGATCAAAACTTGA
- the pstC gene encoding phosphate ABC transporter permease subunit PstC, with amino-acid sequence MRKLDVFDIVSFPVILVIFLLFAGMLFVFFKNALPALEHFGIDLYIKNIWQAASVPQKEVYGIAAALWGSFYTSLIAILISLPISAAFSVFIVDYAPRGLKNTLAILSDVMAGLPTIIYGIWGAFILVPFLRHWVMEPLYRYFSFIPFIHYPPVGGYSYFSAGVLLAIMITPFVSAIIREAYQMIPFTYREAAYAVGATKFEATRILLGYIKPAMVSGIILGFGRAVGETIAVSLVIGNTFNLTYKLFAPGYTISSLIANQFGNAFLYTYMTSTLFAAGLALFAIGLTVNIIGIHMLRRWEKNVQV; translated from the coding sequence ATGAGGAAACTGGATGTGTTTGACATAGTATCCTTCCCCGTAATCCTAGTAATATTCCTGCTCTTTGCTGGAATGCTCTTTGTGTTTTTCAAAAACGCCCTTCCTGCACTGGAACATTTTGGAATAGATTTGTACATCAAGAACATCTGGCAAGCCGCCTCAGTTCCGCAGAAGGAGGTATACGGTATAGCCGCAGCCCTCTGGGGAAGCTTTTACACGTCCCTCATTGCGATCCTGATTTCCCTTCCCATATCAGCCGCGTTTTCTGTCTTTATCGTTGATTACGCTCCCAGGGGACTGAAAAACACCCTCGCGATACTCTCCGACGTGATGGCTGGCCTGCCCACCATAATATACGGTATATGGGGGGCCTTTATCCTAGTGCCGTTCCTGAGGCACTGGGTCATGGAACCCCTCTACAGGTATTTTTCATTTATACCCTTCATCCACTATCCTCCCGTTGGGGGGTACAGTTACTTCTCTGCTGGAGTTCTTCTGGCAATAATGATCACCCCCTTTGTCTCAGCAATTATACGCGAGGCATATCAGATGATCCCATTTACATACAGGGAAGCGGCATACGCCGTTGGGGCCACCAAGTTTGAGGCCACGCGGATACTCCTCGGCTACATCAAGCCAGCGATGGTCTCCGGGATAATCCTGGGGTTTGGAAGGGCAGTTGGGGAGACTATAGCGGTGAGTCTCGTCATAGGCAACACGTTCAACCTGACCTACAAACTCTTCGCACCGGGGTATACCATCTCCTCACTCATAGCCAATCAATTTGGCAACGCTTTTCTCTACACCTACATGACGTCCACCCTGTTTGCCGCTGGCCTAGCGCTCTTCGCCATAGGGCTTACTGTCAACATAATAGGGATTCACATGCTCAGGAGGTGGGAGAAGAATGTTCAGGTTTAA